TATTATTAAGATATCAAAGTGGCCTATTATGCCGCACCAGGAATCCAGTGAATGTTATCGCCACCCGATTGATTTGTCGGCGTATTCCCTGAAAAAACCGCGTCGGTATAATCAATCGTAGTAGTACTTCCAGAGAATGCCGACCCATAAATTCCGCAGAAGCCATTATTGCTAAACGTTGTTCCTGATAAATCACTGATATCAATAACGCTATTAGCTAATGAACTATTGTTGCCTACATAAATTCCAAATTGATCATTGTTACTTATCGTCGAATCTGTAATAGCCACCGTAAGTGTTCCTTGACCACTACTACTAATCGTTAACCCCGGACCTGCGTTCGGAGTTCCATTACTATCAAAGGTAGAATTGCGAATATTCGCAGTCAAAGTTCCAGCGCCGCTTCCAGTTCCAGTGGTGCTATTATCAATTTCCATGCCTACCTGCTGACTGCCACTCATTATACTATTGCTGACCGTTACAATTAATGTTCCATTAACACCGTTGGCAACATAGACGCCCGCATTTAAGCTATTATTAAACTCAGAATCACTCATGTTGACCGTTGTTTTTCCGCTAGTCCCGCCGTTCAGATTGTTAGTTACCGAAAGCCCATTATTACCCTCATTGTTCGCTGCTGAATTACTGATAGTTACAATCATACTGCCATCAGCGTCATTCTCTGCAAGAACACCACCACCATTATTGCTAAAAGTCGAGTTAGCAATATCCAAAATCAAGGTATCTTCATCATTGCTATTGATTGCATAAACACCATAACCATTAGCAAAACCAGAGACATTGACGTTAGAAATAGTCACCGTGCTATTGCCAAATACTGAAATCCCTGCCGGACCTGGGCTACTTGTAGAGCTACCATTGCCATTAATAGTGATATCGGAAATCATATTCGTAGTATCATTAATAATAAAGCCACTATTACCCGCAACGCTATCAACATCAATTTCTGGTTGTGAATCACTATCAGCAGGTGCTTTATAGTCTTCTGTACGTCCAAAAATATTCTGGCTCTGATAGAGAGTCAGGCTACTATCACTCACTGTATAAACCGCCTCTTCTCCACCTTGCATATAAATATGTGCGCCATAGGGGCTCTCAGAATTAATATTATCAAGCGTTGCTTGATCTAATGATGCTGGATTACCGATAGTCCCATCACCCGTGCCATCAGGCGATACTTCATAAACATCATCAAACTCTTGTCCATAACCCACTTGTTGTAAACTTTGTTGATCGTATGTGCCAGCACCGGTGCGAATAATGCCAACATGACGCTCAACCGGATCTAATAAACGATCAGTGATATCCGTCGAAAACTGATTTGATTCACCACCGATTGTAAACGTCAAACTAATCCCTAAGGTATAGTGATTAACATTGTCATAACTATTAAACACAGACCCACTGAAATTTTTTGTCAATGATTTTGTGAAGCCTGCAGTGCCGCCCGTGATATTGCTAACATCATAAGATGCATGTGGTTGGTAATAATATCCTCCAACATAAACACGTGAACGCAAATTATTTTCTTGCGCAAAAGAATAACCGACTTCGGTATCTACGCCATTAGCAACCACCGCATAAGGCACTACGGTTGCGTCATTTTGAATATGTGTTCCTTCAACAAGATCAACAGAATCGTAATTACCAAAATTATCGGCCCAATCGGTATTTCCAGTTTGTTGCTCAGATTGAGTTGGAAAATAACCGTTCACATGCGCATCCCAATGTGTATCTGTCCACTCTACACCTGGACTAATTACCCAAAAGTTTTCGCCTAGACTAGTACGCTCATAATCAGCAAAAACATACCCGCCTAACATTTGATTATGCACCACTGTTCGATAACCTAATCCTGGGCTCACAAAATAAGTCTCATCAGTCCCATAGTCCGCCATGAGATCGCTATAAACAAATTGGTGATTATTGCCAAAAAGCGGCAACATGCCGTCTGTCCCAAAAATGCCAATATTAGATTGCGCTGCAGAAAGCTGTACACGCCCAGACTCAGGCCGCCAGATAGTAGGATCTGCTTTTGCTGAAAGTGCAACGAATAATAAAGTTAATGATAAGCCAACTTTCTTCCTTGACATAATAAATTCATCCATGCAAATAAATATAACGTTTCTACCTGCTATCCTAACTTTATTACCCCATTATTCTCAAGGAACAATGGATTGATCAATCATCTCCAACACAAAAAATCAAACATAATCGCAGCGCTTAACTTTCTATAATTAAACTTCGCAATTACACAAAAGCATCACTAATGGTTTTTTTAGAAAATATAAATCCATACTGCTGTAATCGAGCAGGAACTACATTTTGTCCACCTAGTAATAACTCTTCGCCCATCTCTCCAAAGAAACATTTTACTAACCACGCAGGCATGTTAAAAAAACATGGCCGATGATAGTGTCTAGCAAGAAGATGAATAAATTCTGACTGTGTAACCGGCATTGGATGTGTAAGATTAATCGGGCCAGTAATATCTGGATGTTCTAATAAAAAAATAATCGCAGAAACCAAATCATCAATATGAATCCATGACATCCATTGTTGACCACCTCCTATTTTCCCCGCCAGTCCTAATTTAACCGATAACGCTAATTTTCCAAGCATGCCTTCATCGATTTTTAAAACCACACCAAAACGCATAATAGTGACGGGAACATTATTCGCAATTGCCGGAGCCAATGCTTCTTCCCATTTTCTAGCTACATCACTCAAAAAACTTGCTTCTATTGTTGAAATATCTTTCCAACTTTCATCAACAGGAATAGGCTGAAGTGGATTTTGTCCTGAGATTCCATAAATACCAACCGCGCTTGCGTTAAGCATTCTTGGTGATTTCACTCCCAACTTACCACATAAAAGCGCTAAGGCATTGGTAGAATCTACCCGACTATCTAAAATACATTCCTTAAACTTTTTGCCCCATCTTTTTTCGCTAATATCTTGGCCTGCCAAATTAATAACCGCGTCATAATAACTTAATTTTTGGCTGCTGAGATCCGACCACTCTAACGCCTCAACACGACTTTCATAAATCTTTTTAATTTTATTTTTATCTCTACCAACAACTGCAATATTCATGCCACGCTCAAGCAACTTTGCAATTAAATTTCTTCCTATGCATCCTGTGCCGCCAGCAACTATTATTTTCATCTTAAGCCTTTTCTATGTTTGATTTAATATAAAATTAATTTTTCAAACTTCGAATATTGATTAATATAGTCTCGACCGCAAGCGACCGAGACTGCGAAGGAGAAACTATTTTTTACTGTGGATTTTTCTTTGGCCCGCTACACTGCACAGCTACCACGTTAGGAGGATATACGCGATCACCGGCTAATCGAAATTTGAGTTCGCCTGTTGCACCTTCTTTTACTGTAACTGGTAACGTTACAGAAGAGCCCGTTTTAATAACTTGCGTAGAAAGATCTGCATCGCCACCTGCATAAACCCTTGCTTGAGCCGCTTTAAGTTCAAGCTTGTTACGATCAATTGATAATTTACACAGATAATCACCAGTCTCTTCAACAGTAAAGAAAACCAGGGTG
The sequence above is a segment of the Gammaproteobacteria bacterium genome. Coding sequences within it:
- a CDS encoding right-handed parallel beta-helix repeat-containing protein, which gives rise to MSRKKVGLSLTLLFVALSAKADPTIWRPESGRVQLSAAQSNIGIFGTDGMLPLFGNNHQFVYSDLMADYGTDETYFVSPGLGYRTVVHNQMLGGYVFADYERTSLGENFWVISPGVEWTDTHWDAHVNGYFPTQSEQQTGNTDWADNFGNYDSVDLVEGTHIQNDATVVPYAVVANGVDTEVGYSFAQENNLRSRVYVGGYYYQPHASYDVSNITGGTAGFTKSLTKNFSGSVFNSYDNVNHYTLGISLTFTIGGESNQFSTDITDRLLDPVERHVGIIRTGAGTYDQQSLQQVGYGQEFDDVYEVSPDGTGDGTIGNPASLDQATLDNINSESPYGAHIYMQGGEEAVYTVSDSSLTLYQSQNIFGRTEDYKAPADSDSQPEIDVDSVAGNSGFIINDTTNMISDITINGNGSSTSSPGPAGISVFGNSTVTISNVNVSGFANGYGVYAINSNDEDTLILDIANSTFSNNGGGVLAENDADGSMIVTISNSAANNEGNNGLSVTNNLNGGTSGKTTVNMSDSEFNNSLNAGVYVANGVNGTLIVTVSNSIMSGSQQVGMEIDNSTTGTGSGAGTLTANIRNSTFDSNGTPNAGPGLTISSSGQGTLTVAITDSTISNNDQFGIYVGNNSSLANSVIDISDLSGTTFSNNGFCGIYGSAFSGSTTTIDYTDAVFSGNTPTNQSGGDNIHWIPGAA
- a CDS encoding TIGR01777 family oxidoreductase, which gives rise to MKIIVAGGTGCIGRNLIAKLLERGMNIAVVGRDKNKIKKIYESRVEALEWSDLSSQKLSYYDAVINLAGQDISEKRWGKKFKECILDSRVDSTNALALLCGKLGVKSPRMLNASAVGIYGISGQNPLQPIPVDESWKDISTIEASFLSDVARKWEEALAPAIANNVPVTIMRFGVVLKIDEGMLGKLALSVKLGLAGKIGGGQQWMSWIHIDDLVSAIIFLLEHPDITGPINLTHPMPVTQSEFIHLLARHYHRPCFFNMPAWLVKCFFGEMGEELLLGGQNVVPARLQQYGFIFSKKTISDAFV